A part of Fusarium oxysporum Fo47 chromosome III, complete sequence genomic DNA contains:
- a CDS encoding amino acid/polyamine transporter I has protein sequence MSKHDSASTSTGVMDPVAEQKPRRGSKASLGNTEGADQLLENLGYKAELSRNRSTFQVAFMSFVLASIPYGLATTLVYPLIGGGPVNVIWGWLAVSLIIVCVACSLGEITSVYPTAGGVYYQAFMLSPPRWRRIASWICGWLYIVGNITITLAVNFGTALFIVGCVNVFEKSPGVGVMSGEPYQVFLVFLGLTLLCNAVSALGNKWLPWIDTAAIFWTFAGLIAIIATILAIAKNGRRDANWVFTHFEDNSGWPKGWSFCVGLLHAAYATSSTGMIISMCEEVQNPQVQVPKAMVATIFINTFAGLLFLIPLMFVMPEIQDVIVSAQPVPLIIKSAVGSSGGAFGLLIPLIVLAIICGIGCTTASSRCAWAFARDGAIPGARMWSKVNTSLDVPLNAMMLCMVIEIILGVIYFGSSAAFNAFSGVGVICLTASYATPIAISLATGRKQVKTGQFYLGKFGAVANWIALAWSLLAMPLFCMPSAIPVTAETVNYAPVVFVFACMVSGIWYWVWGHKNYAGPPTHED, from the exons ATGTCTAAACACGACTCGGCCAGCACAAGCACTGGAGTCATGGACCCCGTCGCAGAGCAGAAGCCTCGTCGAGGCTCAAAGGCCTCGCTCGGAAACACTGAGGGTGCTGATCAGCTCCTCGAGAACCTCGGCTACAAGGCTGAGCTGTCGCGTAACCGCTCTACCTTCCAGGTCGCCTTCATGTCCTTCGTCCTCGCATCCATTCCCTACGGTCTCGCTACGACCCTGGTTTATCCTCTGATTGGAGGCGGTCCCGTCAACGTCATCTGGGGCTGGCTCGCCGTCTCCCTCATCATTGTCTGTGTTGCTTGCTCTCTCGGTGAAATCACCAGTGTCTATCCTACCGCTGGAG GTGTTTACTACCAGGCCTTTAtgctttctcctcctcgatggCGTCGCATTGCTAGCTGGATTTGTGGCTGGCTCTATATCGTTGgaaacatcaccatcactcTCGCCGTGAACTTCGGTACcgccctcttcatcgtcggcTGTGTCAATGTCTTCGAGAAAAGCCCTGGCGTTGGTGTCATGTCTGGAGAGCCTTACCAGGTCTTCCTTGTCTTCCTTGGCCTGACTCTCCTGTGCAATGCTGTCTCTGCGCTCGGTAACAAGTGGCTTCCCTGGATTGAT ACCGCCGCTATCTTCTGGACCTTCGCTGGTCTCATCGCTATCATCGCCACTATCCTTGCTATTGCTAAGAACGGACGTCGTGATGCTAACTGGGTCTTTACACACTTCGAGGACAACTCCGGCTGGCCCAAGGGATGGTCTTTCTGCGTCGGTCTCCTCCACGCTGCTTATGCTACTTCTTCTACTGGAATGATTATCTC CATGTGCGAGGAGGTTCAGAACCCTCAGGTCCAGGTCCCCAAGGCCATGGTCGctaccatcttcatcaacaccttCGCcggtcttctcttcctcatcccTCTCATGTTCGTCATGCCCGAGATCCAGGACGTCATCGTCTCCGCCCAACCCGTgcctctcatcatcaagagcGCTGTTGGCAGCTCCGGCGGTGCCTTCGGTCTTCTCATTCCTCTCATCGTTCTCGCCATTATTTGCGGTATTGGCTGCACAACTGCCAGTTCTCGATGCGCTTGGGCTTTCGCTCGTGATGGTGCCATTCCCGGTGCCAGGATGTGGTCCAAGGTCAACACCTCTCTCGATGTTCCCCTGAACGCTATGATGCTTTGCATGGTTATTGAGATCATCCTCGGTGTTATCTACTTCGGATCCTCCGCCGCCTTCAACGCTTTCTCCGGTGTCGGTGTCATTTGCTTGACTGCTTCTTACGCCACTCCTATTGCTATCAGTCTTGCTACTGGTCGCAAGCAGGTCAAGACTGGCCAGTTCTACCTCGGAAAGTTTGGTGCTGTTGCCAACTGGATCGCTCTCG CCTGGTCTCTGTTGGCTATGCCCCTCTTCTGCATGCCCTCCGCCATCCCCGTTACCGCCGAAACCGTCAATTACGCCCCCGTTGTCTTCGTCTTTGCTTGCATGGTTTCTGGTATCTGGTACTGGGTCTGGGGTCACAAGAACTATGCTGGTCCTCCTACCCACGAGGACTAA